aatcactggaacagttcaggacagggtgggcgaatgccacagtggatagaaaggagggtaactacacatgtaaggccaatgccccgtgttatactacaaatgtgactacaaccgaagggacttggaaaaaaggaccacatggagggactgtgtaccttcacatagacaaaacagccaacattagcatacaagaagagacgccggggctgtggttttgttgttatgaaccagatttacagtatcgacagaaatatacaaccagtaaaaatagaaacgaaatgataaataagacttatgaaagatgcaacaaggagaggctcaactctacgattgtaataaaagaaactgatgggatgatattatgtatgaataatagccaaataagaaataggagatattttgtattcttgataacaattttaagagatatttaggagtattgaatggtatacagttagaaacccaagagaccatctctcaaaatagtcacatatttacaaggggaaaaaagagatctgaaaggaagttttgacccccatgtgtatatagatgctataggagtcccaaggggggtcccagatgaattcaaggcccgggatcaggtagcagcttgatttgaatcattaatccctatgatcacagctaacaaaaatgtagattggataaattatatctattacaaccagcaacggtttgttaactatactagggacgctttacaaggtctagctgaccagttaggacccacatctactatgactttccagaaccgtatggcccttgatatgatactagcagaaaaaggaggcgtttgtgccatgataggtactacctgtcgtacttttattccagataacacaggaccaaacggcaaagtaaccatggcaatcaaacagattgtttctttatccgaggaattaaaacgaaattgaggtttcacagacccatgggatcagtatttctcatggttaaccggatggcagaaaattctggcccaaattgggattgtaatcttaatctttctagtgcttttcgcagttattgcttgttgtgtattaccatgtatgaagaaattaatgactaaaactataactgaagtaactcccacttttatgttttcttcagaaattgaaggacttttaccaactccatccatgaaaacaaccaccctttatcgagactattgttctgaagatgaatagatagtgtagggtgtgcaccgactctttaagtccagctacaaaggggggtctcctaataggggaggctcgtctcaaactggtgaaaaaatccttttactcccctttcccagagcacggacacacttaggttaagaaatgaagaaaataatgataaaaggggggactgtgaaggatggagtggacagaagttaatgtttataataattttctttctttaataaaatatagactatagagttgtgtacataattgtgatgaagcaatagtaataggattagataagtatacgtggcaagatggcccctgaacagggactacgcactaataaaataacaagtcacttcctggtatgaacaaactatgaactatgaagacatatctaaaggaccagataagggtgaacctatccaaggatgacacaaagtaacaagaggcttacagtgatacgtgcttttataaaagtgtgataacatgtacccacccccaggagaaaggagatatagaacaaatgtgtgtaataaataaatcagtgacgcctgatgctgagtgaggagctttgtaccagactctgtgtggtgtgattcctttcgtacgaactcagcgtattatccctgccggttgagactgattagtacccgaacagttGTACTTCTCTTTAAACACGTGAGAGAGATTTATTAATATACTCCATTCATGCCATTCCATCTTGACCTCTTGTATCAACAagcttctatttttttatttcaggaaTTCCTTTGAGTAgatttttatttcactttgttaCACCATTCTCAGTGGGCTTCAGCAGATTTGCATGAGTAGCGTGACCATTTCTtagaaaattgcaatatttacgCAACAATCCTATCCAGGTCAACCCCAACAGAGCAGCCCCTAGCCTTGCCCACATTATTACAGTGTGCTGctatttgccccccccccccccaacaacctTCAAAGAGgattaaatattatatttttcttttggATCACTCAAGACATAACAATTTTTCAATtgaaaccatttaaaaaaaatgatgtgtctagatattgctgttacatacttgttcttGCGGCCCCTGGAGTTCTTTTGATCCCGTCTTAGAATGTCCACCTAACGTGTCCAATGCTGTTCGACAAGCATGCCCAGGATCTCCGTCTTACCACCTGGATCCTCTGGTACCTAGGTTTTCAACCTGTGGTATGTGTAACCCAGGGGTACATGTCATGTCTCTACAAGGTACTTGTATTGCCCTTGTGTTGTGCTTTTAATGTGTAGCAAAGTCTATGATTATATAATCTTGGGGAACAAAGAATTGGAACATTAACTGGAATTGAAGGAACACCAAGGGGCGCCAACAAGTATATAACCGCAATATACATggtaacaatttttttaatgtttgttttgtagaatttaACAGACaattgtaatatttatttgtgggacaacccctttaacttgcttTTTAGAGGActgtaatccaattttctttcacCATTCTGATTGTAGAAGTGACAGTAGTTCTGGAGACTACAAGTCCCACAATTCCTTGCCCAGGCTTCACAAAGCTAGGTGTGGCCAGACCACATCCAGCATAAGCTAGAGAGAGCCACATATGCAGGTCCAATGCACAGGAGAGGCTGCAGACTGTGCAGTTTGCAGCTGCATGCATGTCACACCAGCCCACTGCATGCAGGGGCAAAGATGGCTGTTAGCAGTAGCCCCAGATCATCTACAGGCAGCAGCCTGGAAAAGATTCAGTgaccgcagcagaatacagaggGTTCTGCAGGTTCTGCTGCTGTCACCCATTGCATTACTAGATTGTTGCTACGCAATGACTCTTGCACATTGTGCCTAATATTATACTATTCAGATATATACACTCATTTTATCCACTATGTGTTTCAGTCTTTGGCTTACTAACGTCCCTTTTTGTGTTACATACTATAGCTCATCTCATGGCATTACATTTTATCAGTTGTAGATATTTGTTCAAAATGTGGCTGTGAAAGTTCACCAATGTGACATAGTATAATAGCTTTGGCAAATGTCAAACTCTAATTTCTATATtctctaaaatataaaaaacacttcaTCCAAATTGTCATAATTATGAGCGTTCTGCCCGAACAGGAAAACACGTGTCCTTTCTACCGCTAGGTTATTCCTAATAATGAGTAATGTTTTACTGCTGTCAATATGTTGCCAGTTCTACAGAATTATTCACTTCCTTCATTCCACGCCAAAAGCTGCCAGCTCTTAGCCCCAGTCCAAAATCAGGGGCCCCAATCTACAGTACCATTTGCCCCTTATATTACTAgcgtcttatgtggcagaggggactTTCGACTCCCTCTGTTGCTGTGCGACTGCCacctctgcaacccctatagttacCCCCCTGGTATCACTCTTACCATGCTTGTTCTATGATAAAGACGAAACGTTTCACAATGTAAAATAATAATCTAGTTTACTGTGATTCTGCCATATGTGACACAGGTCGGCGGAATCCTTTTATTTGATGTCATGTACAGGATTTGCACTATTTTGTTACAGTGAATATTATCAAGTCTAAAGGTTTACATCAAATAATTTACAATCTTCTTGACCAAATATTAGAAACGTGTATTATATGGAATTTTTTAGGTCAAATTAAATGTAAACATTTTGGAAAATTGATCTTGCTCCTGccctttttttctgcaatttttttatGGAATTATTATTCCTTTAAGATGTAAATGGATTGTAAATACGAAATATCCAATTTGGAGAAAAGCTTCTAGGGCCAACCGAGTCTTAAAGAATTTAGGGATTTCTACAGCGGGCTTGGCTAGTCTGTAAAAGGCTGTAATAAGGCACCCATAGAGCTACCCGGGGCCTTATTGTACCAATGTATACCTCTAATTTCAGATAGATATCTTCTGTTAAATTCCGTACAGATACATCAAAAAAATAATCGTGGCATGATCCGATGCATGCTGTGACCTAACTATACACTGCTGTAAACGTATGTCTGTAGTTTTGTCAACAGGTTCCAGGGCCAATGGTTTGTGTTCCTGTAGTTGTCCatgattaaggctgggttcacaccagcgTTCAACTTTCCgtagttctgctccgtcagaattTACCCTTAATCTCAGAATATCCATGTTTTATTCAGAATTTCTATAGTATTAGACATATTCACCAGTTCTGTGGTCTGGTTTAGTTCACAAGCAGGAGTACGGCACCTATGCCAGGCAGGAGTACGGCACCTATGCCAGGCAGGAGTACGGCACCTatgctgtaatgtcggggtagggagacagacaggtaagccctaatctacccgccactcagtccctgcctacttgcacggcccgtcctaggcgatggcgtacaactgggcgacggtccctacgctcaatatgtgcacgacagacaaacagacaagggtacacagaagctaagggaaaatggacagttgcccacggcaacaccgtgagcaacaagagtagtgaacgagccgagtcaaaccaggagtgtacgaggtacaaaacgcagagcaggagcgtattcAGtacagccagggtcgatatgaagcagaggtcaatagtaatagcaggagcagcagagccaggcaaCAAGaaggaatcacaggcaaagacaggcaggaaatgaaggtataaatagaccgagggtgggagctagaaccgtctggccaggctgtgataggttctcccactcctgagcctaccagcctgagtggtagcagatcgagttactctatcagacctaggagcaggtgcagactgattaaccacgggcgttgacacagaagctgtgtctggcagatcctttacagtaccccaccttttatgaggggccactggacccttcctaggtggacctggcttattggggaaccgaagatggaacctcctgagcaataccccagtgtgaacttcccgggcgggtacccaagtcctcttctcaggcctgtatcctctccaatggaccaggtactggagggagccttggaccatcctgctgtccacaatcttggccacctcaaattctaccccttcaggagtgagaacagggaccggaggtttcctcgaggtaaccaaggacggagagcagcgtttcaggagggaggcatgaaacacgtcgtgtatttgaaaaaacgggggtaactccagccggaaggagacagggttaaggacctcaatgaccttgtacggccctatataccggggagcacattttttggacggaactttaaggcgcaaattttttgaagacagccacaccagatccccgacctcaaacaaggggttagcagaacgtcttttatctgcctgagtgttttgtatgctctgggacgcctctaggttcttctgaacctggacccagactgtgcacagttcccgatgaacgacatctacctcgggattgttggaaccaccaggtgaaacggaggagaactgtggattaaacccaaaattacagaaaaagggtcagtaaagccagggtcgatatgaagcagaggtcaatggtaatagcaggagcagcagagccaggaaacaagaaggaatcacaggcaaagagaagcaggaaatgaagttataaatagaccgagggcaggagctagaaccgtctggcaaggttgtgataggttctcccactaatgagcctaccagcctgagtggtagcagatcgagtcactctatcagacctaggagcaggtgcagactaattaaccacgggcgccgacacagaagctgtgtctggcagatcctttacatatgccAGGCAAGACTACGACACCTATGCCAGGCAGGAGTACAGCACCTATGCCAAGCAGGAGTATGGCACCTATGCCAGGCAGGAGTACGGCACCTATGCCGGGCAGGAGTACGGCACCTATGCCAGGCAAGAGTACGGCACCTATGTCAGGCAGGAGTACGGCATCTATGCCAGGCCTGAGCTCTCACTTCGGCATTTACTACCAGCGCATAAATCTTAGGGGTTTGGTTTTTGGAATGAATCGTTGAAATTCCACATTGGGAACCTGTAGCAGCCAGATCCTTCGGAGGATATTTCCGAAAAGTTATTTTACGGTAAATCCCTGTTATTGTGCAATACGTGAGGGATTGACATGAAATAAATGATGACTGTAAGTTTCTATGGAGTAGAAATGAATCTTGCTTTATTTCTGGAAAACGTAAATCAAACATATCAGGGAAAGGTTAACAGAAGGCGTCAACAGCTTGAGTGTGAAGTGCTATAAACATCGTACAATTAATCCGTATAAAATATGTACATTGCTGCTGTAATCATTCCAATACGTTGCCTCATAGCCAAGGTTCATTAAAGATTTATTTGCCAAAAATAGGATGCAGAGGGAGGCAGGATCTTCTTCCAAACTCGAAATCAAAAGGTTTCTTGTATATATTGAGAAATTAATCACAGTACCCTGTAGGAAAGGAGACCGGAAGGTCAATCATGGAGGCCAATATGTCTGAGGTACAAGCATAGGGGACCACGTGTGTTATGGGGTTCGCCACATAAAACATTCTCCGTTTATCTGGTTCAATATGTCTATAACATTTGTTACGGGATGTTATGGGAATTTATGTACACATACACTTTCATACCAATTGTCGCTGTGTGAACATGACCTGaggcttaatcattgtataataagttttgaaactttttttttcatagattttgtttcaaaatatcaccagtttcaagatctctgcttgctgtcagtgcatGAGACATTTTTGCTTACATCCAAAAGCTACAGATTCACATACAGGGCTACAGCAGTGAAGTGAATCTTTACATCAGGTGAAGAAAAGCCTAGTTTACAGCGCATGGGACTACTGGCTTCTAGCAAGCTTCGTCAGTTGGACATGACAGGTTTTCAGCATCTGGATGTAAGCAATTGATGCCTCCTTTCACTGatggcaagcagaaatcttgaatatACGTGTGAATGAGACAGAGATACAACACCATGCACAGCCCATGGCCAGGAGTTGTGTTCTTTTTTGAAAAAAACTGGATGGGTTACTTTTAGTATAAAATGGTTGCCCCCACAGTTtatagtgatgtgcacttcatattATAAAGCTTTTGCTGCACACGGTATATTCAATTTTAACTACATAAGCAAAACTCTCCTTACCATTGTGGGCAACAACTCTGTATTTTCGGTCCAAGCAGAGCTCCTCCTGCCTTCTCCTGACAATTCTTTGTGTCTCTGGAGAAAGACCATTGGGATCACGGGAGAAAATGAAGGAATAGCTGTCTAAACATGTGCCATCTTCAGCTTCCTCACGGCATGAATAGTGGACGGCATAGGTGTCGTAATCCGTATCCACCACCCAGTGGTCATCAACTGGAAACAAAGGGGTCGTTAAAATTGACTGTACATGGTAACATATATACAGGGACAGGTATAGGAAGAGTAAAACTTTCATTAGGGTTCTAGTCTGTAACATTAGTAGAATTATAGGATCGTGCCCCATAATACTTGACTAGTTATTCTCTGGATCCaaggatcggggggggggggggggggggagttgttttttatattttcaaacattgttttattttggattcttttaaacttttttttcacccaaGTTTACCTACTTTTTGGGTTGTTAGAGGATACTTCCAGTTTTCTTAACCCCCGTTCATTTGAAATTGCCACGCACCCAACTCAGTCATGGTTGGCCATGTGTATGAGaggagaatttttttaatttatttttttgcaatttccTGAAACTGTGCATCTCTTGGTCTCTGTGTCTGTTATTTACTTGAATGGggttaaactgcaataccagatacagcctatAGACAAGCGTGGCACTGTTtctaagagaaaaaaaacaactttttttttctctaatctcATACATACAAGTATTTAGGAAAGTGGTACTTGGATTCAGTTGTGTTACTGAATATGCCGCAGGTATAAGATAAAGTTACAATGAATCATGTAAAGTACCTACACTTTCCTCTAtctaaagtcattattttgctgaTCTTCTGTCTCACTTACGTCCTTTTTCCAGGTAAGAGAGGACACCATGATACTTCATCTTGAATTTAGCAGGGTCATCGGTCTCTTGAAAGGTGCCCACCATATCAGCACACATTTCCATGGTCCTAAATAAATGCACAGATATCAGTAAGCTGTATAGCAGAGCTTTATAGTGTTTCCCGCTATATACTGTTGGATACTATATACTGTTGGATACTATATTTTTAGAGCATTCAGATAATATATACAGGGTTACTGTAAAGAAGAATTTATCTTATGTCTAAACACCTAATATCCCTGTCATATAACTATTTACATCATGCAGTTGCATAGTTGACAGTgttgatgtggggggggggggggggctctaacttttagtttttattaacaTCGTAGCAAAAAACAAGAAGACTGTAATGTAAAATTGGAAAGGAGGGAGCTACGAAAAAGCCAAAAGGTAAGTAGTGGAAGAAAGACGGTTCATAAACAGATCACAGTAGCAATTTTAGCCAACTAGAAAACTGAACACAATTGCACCCCAATATGACATTGTATATTATTAACTGGATCCACCTTTACAGGGATTATCCAATTTGGAAAATGCCTTTTTTGTTTGAGGGATCTCCTGATGATAAGCTGACAACAACGTGGAAGCCGTCattgatcagctgtaatcagtAGGGGAACCCtgcaacaagtgttcaatttccctatagcaccaccacaggggaaattaagtattacacagatcccattgaagtcaacagcATTTCTGTGTAATGCGCAgttgtgctgggtcctccagagagacaaCCTTTGTAATCACTCTACACTTGCTAATAGATGAGTCATGAACGGGGATCTCATCCTTAAGTCAGAATTTCCTAATAAATTCTCATCTAAAATTGTGACACGT
The nucleotide sequence above comes from Rhinoderma darwinii isolate aRhiDar2 chromosome 11, aRhiDar2.hap1, whole genome shotgun sequence. Encoded proteins:
- the RBP4 gene encoding retinol-binding protein 4; this encodes MDLKVFGLLIALCYFGSSLASRYNRDCRVSNFRVMPDFDISRYAGTWYAVAKKDPEGLFLLDNIVARFYVDETGKMTATARGRVILFKTMEMCADMVGTFQETDDPAKFKMKYHGVLSYLEKGLDDHWVVDTDYDTYAVHYSCREEAEDGTCLDSYSFIFSRDPNGLSPETQRIVRRRQEELCLDRKYRVVAHNGYCD